Proteins found in one Caldisericia bacterium genomic segment:
- the buk gene encoding butyrate kinase, protein MYKILVINPGSTSTKVSYFEDEREVKTKKIEHSIEELKKFQRIFDQYEFRKMAVLEFLKENLIDEKELSAVVGRGGVLRPIPAGTYIINEKMIEDLKNAQIEHASNLGAPIAYEIAKPLGIPAFIVDPVVVDEFPSIARICGLKEIQRKSRFHALNTRYVAKKRAEMLGGKITDFNFIVAHIGGGISVVAFEAGRAVDVNDPSSSGPFSPERPGGLPSIDIVEMCYSGKYTKEKIKKLLMGEGGIVSYLGTNDLKEVERMIDEGNSYAKLIYEAMAYQISKDIGACAVVLKGKVDEIILTGGASKSERLTNLIKERVSFISKIFVFPGEMEQEALCFGALSVLRGEEKPKEY, encoded by the coding sequence GTGTATAAAATTCTTGTTATAAATCCTGGCTCAACCTCAACAAAAGTTTCATATTTTGAAGATGAGAGGGAAGTTAAAACAAAAAAAATTGAACATTCAATTGAAGAGTTAAAAAAGTTTCAAAGAATTTTTGATCAATATGAATTTAGAAAAATGGCAGTTTTGGAGTTTTTAAAAGAAAATTTAATAGATGAAAAAGAACTTTCTGCAGTTGTAGGTAGAGGTGGGGTACTAAGACCAATCCCTGCAGGAACCTACATTATAAATGAAAAAATGATTGAGGATTTAAAAAATGCTCAAATTGAACATGCATCAAACTTAGGAGCACCTATTGCTTATGAAATTGCAAAACCATTAGGAATTCCTGCTTTTATAGTTGATCCAGTTGTTGTTGATGAATTTCCTAGTATTGCAAGAATTTGTGGATTAAAAGAGATTCAAAGAAAATCTAGATTTCATGCTTTGAACACAAGATATGTTGCAAAGAAAAGGGCAGAAATGTTAGGCGGAAAGATTACTGATTTCAATTTCATTGTTGCTCATATTGGTGGGGGTATTTCTGTTGTTGCATTTGAGGCGGGAAGAGCAGTTGATGTTAATGATCCAAGTTCATCTGGACCATTTTCTCCAGAAAGACCAGGCGGTCTTCCATCAATTGATATTGTTGAAATGTGTTATAGTGGTAAATACACAAAAGAGAAAATCAAAAAACTTTTAATGGGAGAGGGCGGAATTGTGTCATATCTTGGTACAAATGATTTAAAAGAAGTTGAGAGAATGATTGATGAAGGAAATTCTTATGCAAAATTAATTTATGAGGCAATGGCATACCAAATTTCAAAAGATATAGGAGCGTGTGCTGTTGTTTTAAAGGGAAAAGTGGATGAAATAATTCTAACTGGAGGCGCATCAAAGTCTGAAAGGTTAACAAATTTAATAAAAGAAAGAGTTTCTTTCATTTCAAAGATTTTTGTATTTCCAGGTGAGATGGAGCAAGAAGCACTATGTTTTGGTGCATTGAGTGTATTGAGAGGAGAAGAAAAGCCAAAGGAGTATTAA
- the recN gene encoding DNA repair protein RecN gives MLKNLTVKNFAIIEDLSIEFDKGLNVITGETGVGKSILITALGVALGNKFSKEMFREGEDKVYLTTTFDISGNQKIKNFLIEKGIDEDILFFQREITRDGKQKLKINGMVVPFSIYREIGEKLIDIHGQHEPQSLLDKSKHLELLDRFIGEDFLKKREIFRAKLEKAKNLKKEIEEIINKKEERERRKDYLSYVINEIEKAKISEEEEEELTKKREILKNVSKLKEVYSESYNLIEGESSDLSIIDRIVLIEKKLSEISKIDSFAENFKKEIEEIEVKISELSQEIKKRKSEIDFSPEDLDFIESRLKTYEDLKRKYGKSVKDILNFLETSKEELKNIDTSFERLEELKSEFEEIEKELVEIGKILRKEREDASLKLKELIEHELSSLAMEKAKFFIKFFEKESEEGIFFDGKKLEPNEFGFESVEFYISPNPGESEKPLIKIASGGELSRVMLALRTIFGKLDEMPCIVFDEIDQGIGGRVGEMVGRKLLELSKNVQVISITHLPQIASLGDHHIVLSKNVINERTYLIARVLSEDERVYEIARMLGGIEITESAINHAKELLIKGKEVKGV, from the coding sequence ATGCTTAAAAATCTTACCGTTAAAAATTTTGCAATTATTGAGGACTTATCGATCGAATTCGATAAGGGTTTAAATGTAATTACAGGTGAAACGGGGGTGGGCAAATCAATTTTAATAACAGCACTTGGAGTAGCATTAGGAAATAAATTTTCCAAAGAAATGTTTAGGGAGGGTGAGGATAAAGTTTATTTAACTACAACTTTTGATATTAGTGGAAACCAAAAAATTAAAAATTTTTTAATTGAAAAAGGAATTGATGAAGATATTTTATTTTTTCAAAGAGAAATAACACGTGATGGAAAACAGAAATTAAAAATAAATGGAATGGTTGTTCCATTTTCAATTTATAGAGAAATTGGTGAAAAACTAATTGATATTCATGGCCAACATGAACCACAATCTCTTCTTGATAAGTCAAAACATTTAGAACTTTTAGATAGATTTATAGGAGAAGATTTTTTAAAGAAAAGAGAAATCTTTAGAGCAAAACTTGAAAAAGCAAAAAATTTAAAAAAAGAAATTGAAGAAATAATAAATAAAAAAGAGGAAAGAGAAAGAAGAAAGGATTATTTAAGTTATGTTATAAACGAAATTGAAAAAGCGAAAATAAGCGAAGAGGAAGAAGAAGAATTAACAAAAAAGAGAGAAATATTAAAAAATGTGTCAAAATTAAAAGAAGTGTATAGTGAGTCATATAATCTAATTGAAGGCGAAAGTAGCGATTTAAGCATTATTGATAGAATAGTTTTAATTGAAAAAAAGTTAAGTGAGATTTCAAAAATAGATTCCTTTGCTGAGAATTTCAAAAAAGAAATAGAGGAAATTGAGGTTAAAATAAGTGAACTTTCTCAAGAGATTAAGAAAAGAAAAAGTGAAATTGATTTTTCTCCTGAAGATTTAGATTTTATTGAGAGTAGATTAAAAACATATGAAGATTTAAAGAGAAAATATGGAAAAAGTGTCAAGGATATTTTAAATTTCCTTGAAACTTCGAAAGAAGAATTAAAAAATATAGATACAAGTTTTGAGCGGCTTGAAGAACTCAAAAGTGAATTTGAAGAGATAGAAAAAGAATTAGTTGAAATTGGAAAAATTTTGAGAAAAGAAAGAGAAGATGCATCACTTAAACTTAAAGAACTTATTGAACATGAACTTTCATCTCTTGCAATGGAAAAAGCAAAATTTTTTATCAAATTTTTTGAAAAGGAGAGTGAGGAAGGCATTTTCTTTGATGGTAAAAAATTAGAACCCAATGAGTTTGGTTTTGAATCAGTTGAATTTTATATTTCTCCAAATCCAGGTGAATCTGAAAAACCATTAATTAAAATTGCATCAGGCGGTGAACTCTCAAGAGTTATGCTTGCATTAAGAACAATTTTTGGAAAATTAGATGAAATGCCTTGTATTGTTTTTGATGAAATAGATCAGGGTATAGGTGGTAGAGTTGGTGAGATGGTTGGAAGGAAACTTCTTGAACTCTCAAAAAATGTACAAGTTATATCAATAACTCATCTTCCACAAATTGCAAGTTTAGGTGATCATCATATAGTGCTTTCAAAAAATGTAATAAATGAAAGAACTTATCTTATAGCAAGAGTCCTTTCAGAGGATGAGAGAGTTTATGAAATTGCAAGAATGTTAGGAGGAATTGAAATAACAGAAAGTGCAATAAATCATGCAAAAGAACTTTTAATTAAAGGAAAGGAGGTAAAGGGTGTATAA
- a CDS encoding DUF58 domain-containing protein, whose amino-acid sequence MAISGFYGRYNIQNLDFDIEIPQEIYAKKETPFIIKLINKKKFPSFLIKLKIFDKVILFPYFEKTISKSEIFLFQKRGLYKIKDIQISSPFPFNFFVRFYNFKKEVEFFVFPEPKRFLFYEDLSNQKEKNGEYESQIKSGYDGDIKSIKDYIDGTPKKYIDWKSSAKTGSLKIKEFDSLLNKPVIIEFDKIRIKNIEDKISFITFLIIDNYKKGVPVGLKIKDKLFKPEFSYTHKLNLLMELALYE is encoded by the coding sequence ATGGCAATTTCGGGTTTTTATGGAAGATATAATATTCAAAACCTAGATTTTGATATTGAAATTCCTCAGGAAATTTATGCGAAAAAGGAGACTCCTTTTATAATTAAACTGATAAATAAGAAAAAATTTCCCTCATTTTTAATAAAATTAAAAATATTTGATAAAGTAATTCTATTTCCATATTTTGAAAAAACTATTTCAAAAAGTGAGATCTTTTTATTTCAAAAAAGAGGTCTTTATAAAATAAAAGATATTCAAATCTCATCTCCTTTTCCATTTAATTTTTTTGTTAGATTTTATAATTTTAAAAAAGAAGTAGAGTTTTTTGTTTTTCCAGAACCAAAAAGATTTTTATTTTATGAAGATCTATCTAATCAAAAAGAAAAAAACGGAGAATATGAATCTCAAATTAAAAGTGGATATGATGGAGATATAAAATCAATAAAAGATTATATTGACGGAACTCCAAAAAAGTATATAGATTGGAAAAGTAGTGCAAAAACAGGTTCACTCAAAATAAAGGAATTTGATTCACTCTTAAATAAACCAGTTATAATTGAATTTGATAAAATCAGAATAAAAAATATTGAAGATAAAATATCTTTTATAACTTTTCTTATAATTGATAATTATAAAAAAGGTGTTCCGGTTGGATTAAAAATAAAAGATAAACTTTTTAAACCAGAATTTTCATACACACATAAATTAAATTTATTAATGGAACTTGCTCTATATGAATAG
- a CDS encoding bifunctional enoyl-CoA hydratase/phosphate acetyltransferase, with protein MKNFNELLVEVKKLGKKRLTIANPYEAEDLKAIKFAKDEGIIEPILIGSKEEINKFLEKENIELQAEIVDEKDYFKAIELSISYIRDGRADLVMKGLVKTPELLHAVLDKEKGIRKEKLLSHVGVLQCSRYPKLIIMSDGGMVIAPTLEQKVEILKNALIVAKALKIDMPKVALLSAIEIVNPDMPSTLDAALITMMAKRGQIKGAIVDGPLAFDNAISKWAADVKGIKSDVAGDADVFIVPNIEAGNIFFKILNYLSDGVSAGVVIGAKAPVILPSRSDTKESKFYSIALGCLVSEIK; from the coding sequence ATTAAAAATTTCAACGAATTATTAGTTGAAGTTAAAAAACTTGGTAAAAAAAGATTAACAATTGCAAATCCATATGAAGCCGAAGATTTAAAAGCAATTAAATTTGCAAAAGACGAGGGAATTATTGAACCAATATTAATTGGTAGCAAAGAGGAGATCAATAAATTTCTCGAGAAAGAGAACATAGAATTACAAGCAGAAATAGTTGATGAGAAAGATTACTTTAAAGCAATTGAACTCTCAATTTCATATATTAGAGATGGAAGAGCAGATTTAGTTATGAAAGGTTTAGTAAAAACACCTGAACTTCTTCATGCAGTTCTTGATAAAGAAAAAGGTATTAGGAAAGAAAAACTTCTATCTCATGTTGGAGTTTTACAATGTTCAAGATATCCAAAGTTAATAATCATGAGTGATGGAGGCATGGTTATTGCTCCAACACTTGAGCAGAAGGTCGAAATTTTAAAAAACGCTTTAATTGTTGCAAAAGCATTAAAAATTGATATGCCAAAAGTTGCACTTCTTTCTGCAATTGAGATTGTAAATCCAGATATGCCATCAACTCTTGATGCAGCACTTATTACAATGATGGCTAAAAGAGGCCAAATCAAAGGAGCAATTGTTGATGGGCCTCTTGCTTTTGATAATGCTATTTCAAAATGGGCTGCCGATGTTAAAGGAATAAAATCAGATGTTGCAGGTGATGCAGATGTTTTTATTGTACCAAATATCGAAGCAGGAAACATTTTCTTTAAGATTTTAAACTATCTTTCTGATGGAGTTAGTGCAGGTGTTGTAATTGGTGCAAAAGCACCTGTTATTTTACCATCAAGATCAGATACAAAAGAGTCAAAATTTTATTCAATAGCATTGGGTTGTTTAGTATCAGAAATTAAATAA
- a CDS encoding carbon starvation CstA family protein, which produces MKLYILSTFVFILVFVLYFLSKIFFEKNFKIKREAGESLIPFGEKLGAIGGIYLFLAPIVAMEWGYVPTILITLAMMIFLGYPLSFLSTLLGLRENLKEKLTNNKYFKNIILIFLIIFSLIISISFIHYTTELLGQNRGISTSFLLLIFLSFIFSYFLMKKKEEIIPYTIFFLVFLFYIIFLGGFYPFSLPFKVVTEKFTFGLIVIGLIILFVFLKDELLSKPFSYLSSYLLFVILFAGFFGPFIGLRIQREEFIFVSSRGLMIPLIFGTLSFVVFSGFESLFSILYTSNEVKGEKSVSKVSLLPLSILSLTGIVSSFSLIIYAKTEPLIKGKDPLTLFQEGMAKFLRFAGLSESYSKNFVLFLTVVFMFSFIVYSLKSLKKCIGYIEFKRGNLIVPIIIILTFLTFFLPKDFLGGITNWWLRLINVNTSANFLLASIMLLFISFLLKLKEYIFISKILNILSTLLFIYLIFINLKDFVSLFLSIIFLSISLSSLYLSFKIKEYDKSSI; this is translated from the coding sequence ATGAAATTGTATATTTTATCAACATTTGTTTTTATTTTAGTATTTGTTTTATATTTTTTATCTAAAATCTTCTTTGAAAAAAATTTTAAAATCAAAAGAGAGGCAGGTGAATCCCTTATACCTTTTGGTGAAAAATTAGGTGCAATTGGTGGAATTTATCTTTTCCTTGCTCCTATTGTTGCAATGGAGTGGGGGTATGTTCCAACTATTTTAATAACTCTTGCTATGATGATCTTTTTAGGATACCCTCTTTCTTTTCTTTCAACCCTATTAGGTTTAAGAGAAAATCTAAAAGAAAAATTGACAAATAACAAATATTTTAAAAATATAATTTTGATTTTTTTAATTATTTTCTCACTAATAATTTCGATTTCATTTATTCACTACACTACAGAACTTTTAGGACAAAATAGAGGTATCTCAACATCTTTTCTTTTACTCATTTTTTTATCTTTTATATTCTCTTATTTCTTAATGAAGAAAAAAGAAGAAATAATTCCATATACAATATTTTTCCTTGTTTTTCTCTTTTACATCATTTTTCTTGGTGGATTTTATCCATTTTCTCTTCCGTTTAAAGTTGTAACTGAAAAGTTTACTTTTGGCTTAATAGTTATAGGTTTAATTATACTTTTTGTGTTTTTAAAGGATGAACTTCTTTCAAAACCATTTTCATATCTCTCCTCTTATCTTTTGTTTGTGATTCTTTTTGCTGGATTTTTTGGACCATTTATTGGTCTAAGAATACAAAGAGAAGAGTTTATTTTTGTAAGTTCGAGAGGTTTAATGATTCCGTTAATTTTTGGTACTCTCTCTTTTGTTGTATTCTCTGGATTTGAGTCTCTCTTTTCAATTTTATATACATCCAATGAAGTAAAAGGTGAGAAAAGTGTTTCTAAAGTATCACTTTTGCCTTTATCTATTCTTTCACTTACTGGAATAGTTTCTTCTTTCTCATTAATAATTTATGCAAAAACTGAACCACTTATAAAAGGAAAAGATCCTTTAACTTTATTTCAAGAGGGTATGGCAAAATTCCTTCGTTTCGCTGGATTAAGTGAAAGTTATAGCAAAAATTTTGTTCTATTTTTGACTGTTGTTTTTATGTTTTCATTTATTGTTTATTCATTAAAATCTCTAAAAAAGTGTATAGGATATATTGAATTTAAAAGAGGAAATTTAATTGTTCCAATAATTATTATTTTAACTTTCTTAACCTTTTTCCTTCCAAAAGATTTTTTAGGCGGAATAACAAACTGGTGGCTTAGATTAATAAATGTGAACACCTCTGCAAATTTCTTACTTGCATCAATTATGCTTCTTTTTATTTCATTTTTATTGAAATTAAAAGAGTATATTTTCATATCCAAAATTTTAAATATCTTATCAACTTTACTTTTTATCTACCTTATATTTATTAACTTAAAAGATTTTGTTTCACTTTTCCTTTCAATTATATTCTTATCAATTTCTCTTTCTTCTTTATATTTATCTTTTAAAATTAAAGAATATGATAAATCATCTATCTAA
- a CDS encoding 3-oxoacyl-ACP reductase family protein: MEIKGKCALITGGSRGIGREAAIEIAKRGGNVGINFRSRRDEAEKVLEICESFGVNGILLQGDVSKSHDVKKIIKDFVDKFGKIDILVNNAGIAPPHTKLLEISEEEWDEIIDVNLKSMFLVTKEALPFIPDGGKIINLSSIAGKMGGTIGPHYAASKAGIIGFTFALASELAPRKINVNAIAPGPVDTELVSEDVKKRLSELTPLKRIATPYEIAHTIIYLIENDFVHGEVIDVNGGRYMD, translated from the coding sequence ATGGAAATAAAGGGAAAATGTGCTTTGATTACTGGAGGTAGCAGAGGAATCGGAAGAGAGGCTGCAATTGAAATAGCGAAAAGAGGAGGAAATGTTGGGATTAATTTTAGATCAAGAAGAGATGAAGCAGAAAAAGTTTTGGAAATTTGTGAAAGTTTTGGTGTGAATGGAATTTTATTACAAGGAGATGTTAGTAAATCTCATGATGTTAAAAAAATTATAAAAGATTTTGTTGATAAATTTGGAAAAATAGATATTCTTGTTAACAATGCTGGAATTGCACCACCTCATACGAAACTTCTTGAAATAAGTGAAGAAGAATGGGATGAAATTATAGATGTAAATTTAAAAAGTATGTTTCTTGTTACAAAAGAGGCACTTCCTTTTATTCCAGATGGTGGTAAAATTATAAATCTTTCATCAATTGCTGGTAAAATGGGTGGAACAATAGGACCCCATTATGCTGCAAGTAAAGCAGGTATTATTGGTTTTACATTTGCACTTGCAAGTGAACTTGCTCCAAGAAAAATTAATGTAAATGCAATTGCACCAGGACCTGTTGATACAGAACTTGTAAGTGAAGATGTGAAGAAAAGATTGAGTGAGTTAACTCCATTAAAAAGAATAGCAACACCATATGAGATTGCTCATACAATAATTTATTTAATTGAAAATGATTTTGTACATGGCGAAGTTATTGATGTTAATGGTGGAAGATATATGGATTAA
- a CDS encoding MoxR family ATPase, giving the protein MNQKISLIIDFLLNYLQGKKKAIELSLITLLSNGHLLIEDLPGLGKTTLAIGLAKTLGLSFGRVQATSDLLPSDITGLSVFNKNTGEFEFHPGPIFNNILLVDEINRATPKTQSALLEAMAERQVTIDGKTYDLPKPFFVIATQNPYELFGTFPLPESQLDRFMMKISLGYPQKEELREILRIGSTREEIIKINPILSKEEILKIQDFIKIGIYISSKVIDYIIDIVEATKRSKFLYSGISTRGSLSLLLAAKANAFIKGRDYVIPEDVKELIEYIIPHRVLFKEEYENINKKEIIKSIIEEVPTPV; this is encoded by the coding sequence ATGAACCAAAAAATAAGTTTAATCATAGATTTTCTTTTAAACTATCTACAGGGAAAGAAAAAAGCAATTGAACTTTCTCTCATAACTTTACTTTCAAATGGACATCTATTAATTGAAGATTTACCAGGTTTAGGTAAAACAACACTTGCAATAGGGCTTGCAAAAACACTTGGACTCTCTTTTGGAAGAGTGCAAGCAACTTCTGATCTTCTTCCATCAGACATAACAGGACTCTCTGTTTTTAACAAAAATACAGGAGAATTTGAGTTTCATCCTGGGCCAATTTTTAATAATATTCTTCTTGTTGATGAAATAAACAGAGCAACACCAAAAACTCAATCTGCACTTCTTGAGGCAATGGCAGAAAGACAAGTAACTATTGATGGAAAAACATATGATCTTCCTAAACCATTTTTTGTAATAGCAACACAAAATCCATATGAACTATTTGGAACATTTCCTCTACCTGAATCACAACTTGATAGATTTATGATGAAAATTTCTTTAGGTTATCCTCAAAAAGAAGAATTAAGAGAAATTTTAAGAATTGGAAGTACAAGAGAAGAAATAATTAAAATAAACCCAATATTATCAAAAGAAGAAATACTAAAAATTCAAGATTTTATAAAAATTGGAATTTATATATCAAGTAAAGTTATAGATTATATTATTGATATAGTTGAGGCAACAAAAAGGAGTAAATTTTTATATTCAGGAATTTCAACAAGAGGCTCTCTTTCTCTTCTTCTTGCAGCAAAGGCAAATGCTTTTATAAAAGGAAGAGACTATGTAATACCTGAAGATGTAAAAGAACTTATTGAATACATTATTCCTCATAGGGTTCTCTTTAAAGAAGAGTATGAAAATATAAACAAAAAGGAGATTATAAAATCAATAATAGAAGAAGTACCTACCCCAGTGTAA
- a CDS encoding DUF3488 and transglutaminase-like domain-containing protein yields the protein MNRIEIKKVLNILTYLIGFEMFIFSFKNISYPYFLISSFIFLISIYRDFIKYFRLNRVLLNIVAIIFIILIFLRVTLQDIITPALESLIVLLSIKFLEDKEKRDYLQIFLISILIFTGATIFSFEISFLVFFLIFILLINFSIIFLTYYSEDKNLKLKTNEVIKIVKKAILIPIIALPFSAILFFGLPRSPNPLFSFFGSTLTAKTGFSETVKLGTVSEIQEDDSVIFRVSTEKLNDSELYFRGITLNYYENNEWSYVRGFENTKNIEITGKLVEQTIYLEPYGGNYLFSLDKPIAIYSFLRYETEGLNFKTREIISNKVKYEAKSIISDVIYEKGIDKNFYTQLPKNLSNKFYELAKSFNGNEELEVIKNVQNYFLSGEFKYNLKNLPVSENPIEDFLFKTKEGNCEYFATSMALILRALQIPSRVVAGYKGGIYNEIGKYYIIKQSDAHLWVEAYIDNIGWIRLDPTPSSQRDFALLKSRKISKFRIFLDTINYYYNTFVINYDLEKQIALLNKIRDIRFDFKLKFNLITLFKNLNLFLIVASMLLVIFLLKGFKFERIQFEDKIIKLFYKKLKKLHIKKEKYEGLHEVMEKIKDERIKSKIKEFIINFEEYYYKDEKFDKLIYLKLKRLLNEI from the coding sequence ATGAATAGAATTGAGATTAAAAAAGTTTTAAACATATTAACATATTTAATTGGATTTGAAATGTTTATTTTCTCTTTTAAAAATATCTCTTATCCATATTTTTTAATTTCATCTTTTATTTTTTTAATTTCAATATATAGAGATTTTATAAAATATTTTAGATTAAATAGAGTTCTATTAAATATAGTTGCAATAATTTTTATAATTCTCATTTTTTTAAGAGTAACACTACAAGACATAATAACTCCAGCGCTTGAATCTCTAATTGTTCTTCTTTCAATTAAATTTTTAGAAGATAAAGAGAAAAGAGACTATCTTCAAATTTTTCTCATATCAATTTTAATATTTACTGGTGCAACAATTTTTTCTTTTGAAATATCATTTCTTGTTTTCTTTTTAATTTTTATTCTATTAATAAACTTTTCAATAATATTTTTGACATATTATTCTGAAGATAAAAATCTTAAACTTAAAACAAATGAAGTGATAAAAATAGTAAAGAAAGCAATTTTAATACCAATTATTGCTCTTCCATTTTCAGCAATTTTATTTTTTGGTCTCCCAAGATCTCCAAATCCGCTTTTCTCATTCTTTGGATCAACATTAACAGCAAAAACTGGTTTTTCTGAAACAGTAAAACTTGGAACTGTTTCAGAAATTCAAGAGGATGATTCAGTTATATTTAGAGTTTCAACTGAAAAGTTAAATGACTCTGAACTATATTTTAGGGGAATTACATTGAATTATTATGAAAATAATGAATGGAGTTATGTTAGGGGTTTTGAGAATACAAAAAATATTGAAATAACAGGTAAATTAGTTGAACAGACAATTTATCTTGAACCGTATGGCGGAAATTATCTTTTTTCTTTAGATAAACCTATTGCAATTTATTCATTTTTAAGATATGAAACTGAAGGGTTAAATTTTAAAACAAGAGAGATAATTTCAAATAAGGTTAAATATGAAGCAAAATCAATTATTTCAGATGTTATTTATGAAAAAGGAATTGATAAAAATTTTTACACACAACTTCCAAAAAATCTTTCAAATAAATTTTATGAACTTGCCAAAAGTTTCAATGGAAATGAAGAATTAGAGGTCATTAAAAATGTTCAAAATTATTTTTTAAGTGGGGAATTTAAATATAATTTAAAAAATTTACCAGTTTCAGAAAACCCTATTGAAGATTTTCTTTTTAAAACAAAAGAAGGGAATTGCGAATATTTTGCAACCTCAATGGCTTTAATTTTAAGAGCACTTCAAATTCCATCAAGGGTTGTTGCAGGTTACAAAGGAGGGATTTATAATGAAATAGGAAAATATTATATTATAAAGCAATCTGACGCACATCTTTGGGTTGAAGCATACATTGATAATATTGGATGGATAAGACTTGATCCAACCCCATCATCTCAAAGAGATTTTGCCCTTTTAAAATCAAGAAAGATTTCCAAATTTAGAATTTTTCTCGACACAATAAATTATTACTATAATACTTTTGTCATAAATTATGATCTCGAAAAACAAATTGCATTACTTAATAAAATAAGAGATATAAGGTTTGATTTTAAATTAAAATTTAATTTGATAACACTTTTTAAAAATTTAAATTTATTCTTGATAGTGGCCTCGATGCTACTTGTTATCTTTTTATTAAAAGGATTTAAATTTGAAAGGATCCAATTTGAAGATAAAATAATAAAACTCTTTTATAAAAAATTAAAAAAACTTCACATAAAAAAAGAAAAATATGAGGGGCTTCATGAAGTGATGGAAAAAATTAAAGATGAAAGAATAAAATCTAAAATAAAAGAATTTATAATAAATTTTGAGGAATATTATTATAAGGATGAAAAATTTGATAAACTCATTTATTTAAAATTAAAAAGACTATTAAATGAGATTTAA